The following proteins are co-located in the Gemmatimonadota bacterium genome:
- the rpmD gene encoding 50S ribosomal protein L30, which produces MGDQKTLRVTQIRSAIKRQKKQQQTLDALGIRRIRHTVEHADSPQLRGMLATVAHLVKVEET; this is translated from the coding sequence ATGGGCGATCAAAAAACACTGCGGGTTACACAAATTCGCAGTGCAATTAAGCGGCAAAAAAAACAACAACAGACGCTGGATGCGTTGGGAATTCGCCGCATTCGGCATACTGTAGAACACGCTGATTCTCCCCAATTGCGCGGCATGCTGGCGACTGTTGCACATCTGGTCAAAGTTGAAGAAACTTGA